The Victivallis lenta genome window below encodes:
- a CDS encoding sialate O-acetylesterase → MKSYHILFLLVVNCMLHAVTPGSVFSDNMVIQRDAPVRVWGTAAPGETVTVTFRGASASAVADRNGRWLAALPAFPASDRGAALKISGRTTVTYDNVLTGDIWLCAGQSNMQFELSRVKNGAKLAAESTNNKIRLLQIPLAWNRNPVNHTDAKWQECMPETAGNFSAVGYLFGRRIADQTGIPVGLINISWGGCRIEAMIDENAWKTVPVSPKVADGFRRELADMDMKDDNELREDKQRLASVLYNAMVYPLSPMSVKGMLWYQGEDNHTEGMEYAEKLQMLAYSWRKCFQQESMPVYIVQLPPFGYGEEPPFFLPRFRMAQQMFAQSDPYSGFIVTTDCGDPNDIHPVDKIPLVHRLADLALYKSYGIGNSEALAPTCAKIEFKRDQAVVSFMNANGLRSRDGNAISHLEIAGADKIFHRANGIICNDRLLVSSPLVKAPAYLRFGWHKTANPNLVNRSGNPVAPFSSCNHSISF, encoded by the coding sequence ATGAAATCATACCATATTCTATTTCTTCTGGTCGTAAATTGCATGCTTCATGCTGTTACGCCGGGTTCTGTCTTTTCCGACAATATGGTCATACAGAGAGACGCTCCTGTGCGAGTCTGGGGAACGGCGGCTCCGGGCGAAACCGTCACCGTTACGTTTCGCGGCGCCAGTGCATCTGCTGTCGCGGATCGTAACGGCAGATGGCTGGCTGCACTTCCCGCCTTTCCGGCTTCTGACCGGGGGGCCGCTTTGAAAATCAGTGGAAGGACAACGGTTACATATGATAATGTACTGACCGGCGATATCTGGCTATGTGCCGGACAATCCAATATGCAGTTTGAACTCAGTCGAGTGAAGAACGGCGCAAAGTTGGCGGCAGAAAGCACGAATAACAAAATCCGCCTGCTGCAAATTCCGCTTGCCTGGAACAGGAATCCTGTAAATCATACAGATGCGAAATGGCAGGAGTGCATGCCGGAGACGGCAGGGAATTTCTCGGCAGTCGGTTATTTGTTTGGCCGCAGAATTGCTGATCAAACCGGAATTCCGGTTGGTTTGATAAATATATCCTGGGGCGGCTGCCGCATCGAGGCCATGATTGATGAAAATGCTTGGAAAACAGTTCCGGTTTCCCCAAAGGTTGCCGACGGCTTTCGACGCGAACTTGCCGATATGGACATGAAAGATGACAATGAGTTACGGGAGGATAAGCAGAGGCTTGCGTCCGTATTGTACAATGCAATGGTATATCCATTATCCCCGATGTCGGTAAAAGGGATGCTGTGGTATCAGGGCGAAGACAACCATACAGAGGGAATGGAATATGCGGAGAAGCTGCAGATGCTGGCATACTCCTGGCGAAAATGTTTTCAGCAGGAGTCCATGCCTGTCTATATTGTACAACTTCCGCCTTTCGGATACGGAGAGGAGCCGCCTTTTTTCCTTCCGCGTTTCCGAATGGCTCAGCAGATGTTTGCACAATCCGATCCATATTCCGGTTTCATTGTTACCACAGACTGCGGTGATCCGAACGATATTCACCCGGTTGATAAAATCCCATTGGTACATCGCCTGGCCGATCTGGCGCTTTACAAAAGTTATGGGATCGGTAATTCAGAAGCCCTGGCTCCCACTTGTGCAAAAATCGAATTCAAACGTGATCAGGCTGTTGTTTCGTTCATGAACGCGAATGGCTTGAGGAGCAGAGACGGGAACGCAATCAGCCATTTGGAAATTGCCGGTGCCGACAAGATTTTCCATCGGGCAAATGGCATTATTTGCAATGACCGATTATTGGTATCGTCTCCTTTGGTAAAAGCACCTGCATATCTGCGTTTCGGCTGGCATAAAACAGCAAATCCGAATCTGGTAAACCGCTCGGGAAATCCAGTTGCACCGTTTTCCAGCTGCAACCATTCAATTTCCTTTTGA
- a CDS encoding C-GCAxxG-C-C family protein yields the protein MENKAETAKRLFLSGANCSQAVIGAFQPECGIDFDTAMRIASGFGGGMGRLREVCGAVSGMFMAAGLLRGSSDLRDKAAKDAHYALIQELAEAFRRENGSIVCRELLGLGAAQADRPVSEARTPEYYRKRPCAELVAFAAGLLEEKLKERLRAESGVGQ from the coding sequence ATGGAAAACAAGGCGGAAACGGCGAAACGGCTCTTTCTCTCCGGGGCGAACTGCTCCCAGGCGGTGATCGGCGCGTTTCAGCCGGAGTGCGGGATTGATTTCGATACGGCGATGCGCATCGCTTCGGGCTTCGGCGGCGGCATGGGGCGGCTGCGCGAGGTGTGCGGCGCGGTCTCCGGCATGTTCATGGCGGCAGGGCTGCTGCGCGGCAGCTCCGATTTGCGGGATAAGGCGGCCAAGGATGCGCACTATGCGCTGATTCAGGAGCTGGCGGAGGCGTTCCGGCGCGAGAACGGTTCGATCGTCTGCCGCGAGCTGCTCGGGCTCGGCGCCGCGCAGGCGGACCGGCCCGTCTCCGAAGCGCGCACGCCGGAGTATTACCGCAAGCGTCCGTGCGCGGAGCTGGTGGCATTCGCAGCCGGGCTGCTGGAGGAGAAACTGAAGGAACGGCTCCGGGCGGAATCCGGAGTCGGGCAGTAA
- a CDS encoding MFS transporter, with amino-acid sequence MFFGNKRLALLVIIYIGFISLGLPDNILGVAWDSMRTEFGVPVYYAGFISTLLTLCSAVSAFFSGAILRRLGTGKLLVICGFMTGCGLLGYALSPFFRVLLLFAVPLGFGQGAIDTGMNYFVARHYTSRDMNWLHCCWGIGASAGPLMITLILSAGWSWRCGYGIVSAVQLCLAGLFLMTLNLWKETGTGGDGGRAEAFEGKVRYSLRFFCCPLMMFLYCGAEYSLGLWGYLFLTQCRGYSPEAAGYAVTGYWGMLTFGRFLLGFIANRLGNTRQIRFSTLLGLAGAVLLLSDLPFLPAAALGLIGFAFATFYPAMMHAAPERFDDATAATVIGYQGGAAMLGIALLPAGFGYLASVFSFDLLPYFAGGVCALLFLIQWKVDGSGRSRA; translated from the coding sequence ATGTTTTTCGGAAATAAACGGCTTGCGCTTCTCGTCATCATCTACATCGGCTTCATCAGTCTCGGGCTGCCGGACAATATCCTCGGCGTCGCCTGGGACTCCATGCGGACGGAATTCGGAGTTCCGGTCTATTATGCGGGGTTCATCTCGACGCTTCTGACGCTCTGTTCGGCCGTTTCCGCCTTTTTCAGCGGCGCGATCCTGCGCCGCCTGGGGACCGGGAAACTGCTGGTGATCTGCGGTTTCATGACCGGCTGCGGACTGCTCGGCTATGCGCTTTCCCCATTTTTCCGGGTTCTGCTGCTGTTCGCCGTTCCGCTCGGCTTCGGGCAGGGGGCGATCGACACCGGCATGAACTACTTTGTCGCCAGGCACTACACGAGCCGGGACATGAACTGGCTTCACTGTTGCTGGGGAATCGGGGCCAGCGCCGGTCCGCTGATGATCACGCTCATTCTCTCCGCCGGGTGGAGCTGGCGTTGCGGCTACGGCATCGTCTCCGCCGTGCAACTGTGCCTCGCCGGATTGTTTCTGATGACCTTGAATCTCTGGAAGGAGACCGGAACGGGCGGAGACGGCGGCCGGGCGGAGGCGTTCGAGGGGAAGGTCCGTTACAGCTTGCGTTTTTTCTGCTGCCCGCTCATGATGTTCCTCTACTGCGGCGCGGAGTATTCGCTGGGACTGTGGGGATATCTGTTCCTGACTCAATGCCGGGGATATTCGCCCGAAGCGGCCGGATATGCGGTCACCGGATACTGGGGGATGCTGACTTTCGGACGCTTCCTGCTCGGATTCATTGCGAACCGCCTGGGAAACACCCGGCAGATCCGGTTCAGCACGCTGCTGGGGCTGGCCGGTGCCGTGCTTCTGCTCTCCGATCTCCCGTTTCTGCCGGCGGCCGCGCTCGGCCTGATCGGATTTGCGTTTGCGACCTTCTATCCGGCCATGATGCATGCCGCGCCGGAGCGGTTCGACGATGCGACCGCCGCCACGGTCATCGGCTATCAGGGCGGAGCGGCCATGCTCGGCATCGCTCTGCTGCCGGCCGGATTCGGTTATCTGGCCTCCGTGTTTTCGTTCGATCTGCTGCCGTATTTCGCCGGGGGCGTCTGTGCGCTTCTGTTCCTGATTCAATGGAAAGTCGACGGTTCCGGGCGTTCCCGGGCATGA
- a CDS encoding TIGR04076 family protein, whose amino-acid sequence MKKVKITVLKTTLDEELAREYGAEGLKACPMLKAGQVFYADYAKPDGFCDEAWKAIYQYVFALAHGAGEGLFYYGDWIRKPGVAICSCNDGLRPVIFKLEATGETSEINYTPVH is encoded by the coding sequence ATGAAGAAAGTGAAAATCACGGTTCTGAAAACGACTCTGGACGAGGAGCTGGCCCGGGAGTACGGTGCGGAGGGGCTCAAGGCATGTCCGATGCTGAAGGCCGGGCAGGTCTTTTACGCGGATTACGCGAAGCCGGATGGTTTTTGCGACGAAGCCTGGAAGGCGATTTATCAGTATGTGTTCGCCCTTGCGCACGGCGCGGGGGAGGGGCTGTTCTACTACGGCGACTGGATTCGGAAACCGGGCGTTGCGATCTGCAGCTGCAACGACGGGCTGCGGCCGGTGATCTTCAAGCTTGAAGCCACCGGCGAGACGTCGGAGATCAATTACACGCCGGTCCACTGA
- a CDS encoding LacI family DNA-binding transcriptional regulator, with amino-acid sequence MEKKRSNIRDLAKAAGLSAGTVSRILNNRPGDMKIPETTRARVVELARKMEYVPNIHAQRLFSKRSGVIGLIIPSAERNGSPVFGCTHLSHVLAGMERELDATFRRLELHPAGRRRRDAARAPGRPLPPPARQQRRRRRGNRRQRRIPAAPDSA; translated from the coding sequence ATGGAAAAGAAGCGCAGCAACATCCGGGATCTTGCGAAAGCGGCCGGGCTTTCGGCCGGAACGGTCTCGCGGATACTGAACAACCGCCCCGGAGATATGAAGATTCCGGAAACCACTCGCGCCCGTGTGGTCGAGCTGGCCCGGAAGATGGAGTACGTTCCGAATATTCACGCTCAGCGGCTGTTTTCGAAACGTTCCGGCGTGATCGGGCTGATTATCCCGTCGGCGGAACGCAACGGCTCCCCAGTGTTCGGCTGTACGCATCTGTCGCATGTGCTGGCCGGAATGGAGCGGGAGCTTGACGCGACCTTCCGGCGGCTCGAGCTCCACCCGGCCGGTCGCCGCCGCCGTGACGCTGCCCGGGCTCCCGGCCGGCCGTTACCGCCTCCGGCGCGTCAGCAACGGCGGCGCCGAAGAGGGAATCGTCGGCAACGGCGGATTCCGGCTGCTCCTGACTCCGCATGA
- a CDS encoding 50S ribosome-binding protein YggL, translating into MKKRLRKKTHRGEYKELGFVLTATYEEKADMEALYAFVDQLTGKFDELGLDISGYFDFSDFDILVNTGSPNTDEAERRDQAIAFVKSLPGVTEVNASELVDAWHNDL; encoded by the coding sequence ATGAAAAAACGTTTGCGTAAAAAGACCCATCGCGGCGAGTACAAGGAACTTGGTTTCGTCTTGACCGCGACCTATGAAGAGAAGGCCGACATGGAGGCGCTCTACGCTTTCGTCGATCAGCTGACCGGCAAATTCGACGAGCTCGGGCTGGACATCTCCGGCTACTTCGACTTCTCCGACTTCGACATCCTGGTCAACACCGGCAGCCCGAATACGGACGAGGCGGAGCGCCGGGATCAGGCGATCGCCTTCGTCAAGTCGCTCCCCGGCGTCACCGAGGTGAACGCGAGCGAGCTTGTCGACGCCTGGCACAACGACCTGTAA
- a CDS encoding glycosyl hydrolase family 28-related protein: MKFYDNLLWILLMFSNSILLHASVIDVTGFGARGDGVTDDHAAIQNAVAELKKHNGGILYFPVGQYRIATSGHGALFLDGISNATIRFEPGAVLLMDNLLPDGSGGGHGIVVRGPGSGITLENIHVRWVKKAIGRSHGDAFRFEGYPSDGKTIARIIMNNCIGERSPQTGAVFMGCSDVSVNNFSPVDTWADGLHFNACRRVNVNGVLGLNNGDDTLAFVTYFDEKFSGQTGGVFSFPDLNEWCNSDSNATNITAIGGHADGMRISGARNINVSNLNVSGKWAGVQLDSAIKTTENEAVGWGYPASRNINISNVSISDCDLGLIVRSLNVLPDASESFWSFKVNISNLTLSGIHSHGIDIQSVGGIQISNIRSDSRIRFLNLRGPVSLNGLDQTGGSVEFTGIQGKRFFGFRPNMEPKPIEVSGPEEVATGSVLLSRVNLTGAPLRLDRLAGLCISGLRSDSAIELKNCRDIYLNETVAADKPSIGNCRKIFFNGSEL; this comes from the coding sequence ATGGTGTCACGGATGATCATGCCGCAATACAAAACGCAGTGGCCGAACTGAAAAAGCACAATGGAGGAATTCTGTATTTTCCCGTCGGTCAATACCGTATTGCAACAAGCGGGCATGGCGCACTTTTTCTGGACGGTATTTCCAATGCAACCATCCGTTTTGAACCCGGAGCCGTCTTGCTGATGGACAACCTGCTGCCGGACGGCTCCGGCGGCGGTCATGGAATCGTGGTGCGCGGTCCCGGTTCCGGCATCACGCTGGAGAATATTCATGTCAGATGGGTGAAAAAAGCGATTGGCCGCAGTCATGGTGATGCATTCCGCTTCGAGGGGTATCCCAGTGACGGCAAAACCATTGCCCGGATCATCATGAACAACTGTATCGGAGAACGCAGCCCGCAGACCGGGGCGGTTTTCATGGGATGCAGTGATGTTTCCGTCAATAATTTCAGTCCGGTCGACACCTGGGCTGACGGTTTGCATTTCAACGCCTGCCGCCGCGTAAATGTAAATGGCGTGCTGGGCTTGAACAACGGAGATGATACGCTGGCCTTTGTCACTTATTTTGACGAAAAGTTTTCCGGGCAGACAGGAGGCGTTTTTTCTTTCCCGGATTTAAATGAGTGGTGCAATTCCGACAGCAATGCGACGAATATCACCGCCATAGGAGGGCATGCCGACGGCATGAGAATCTCCGGCGCCCGAAATATCAATGTCAGCAATCTCAATGTTTCCGGCAAATGGGCCGGAGTTCAATTGGATTCGGCCATCAAGACGACGGAGAATGAAGCTGTCGGCTGGGGATATCCGGCTTCGCGCAACATCAATATTTCCAACGTGTCGATATCGGATTGCGATCTGGGGCTGATCGTGCGCAGCTTGAACGTGCTGCCTGACGCTTCGGAATCATTTTGGAGTTTCAAGGTCAACATCAGCAATCTGACTCTTTCCGGAATTCATTCGCATGGAATCGACATTCAGAGTGTCGGCGGCATCCAGATCAGCAACATCCGGTCGGACAGCAGAATCAGATTTCTGAATTTGCGCGGTCCCGTTTCGCTGAACGGCCTGGATCAGACGGGCGGCTCCGTGGAGTTCACCGGCATTCAGGGGAAGCGTTTCTTCGGTTTCCGGCCGAATATGGAACCGAAGCCGATAGAGGTTTCTGGCCCGGAAGAGGTTGCGACAGGCAGCGTTCTGCTGAGCAGAGTCAACCTGACAGGAGCTCCTCTGCGGCTTGACCGCCTGGCCGGTCTCTGTATTTCCGGACTGCGTTCCGATTCTGCAATCGAACTGAAAAACTGCCGGGATATATATTTAAATGAAACCGTCGCCGCCGATAAGCCGTCAATCGGGAATTGCCGGAAAATCTTTTTTAACGGAAGCGAGTTATAA
- a CDS encoding calcium/sodium antiporter, which produces MQTILNLFYGASGVAALYYGAEFLVRGGVRIAERCRISPLVIGLTLVAFATSAPELVVSVDAAIAGNADISLGNVVGSNICNIALILGLCAVITPLRVNTHLFQFDAPVMLLAAAMLTIFYLTGHGISRIHGAIFFAAIILYTAWSVRQAKREAAVNAAVVEEARKSVSSGNAKAMRLPAAVLLTIAGLALLILGAKLFLAGSVFFARLLQVSDAVIGLTLVAVGTSLPELATSVVAAVRGEKDIAIGNVVGSNIFNVFAILGIAPLISPLRNATLSYVDLGVMLLCSVLLLPIMRTGWKISRLEGVFLLLIYIAYTAWLIMQSAL; this is translated from the coding sequence ATGCAAACGATTCTGAACCTGTTCTACGGCGCCTCCGGCGTCGCCGCCCTCTATTACGGCGCGGAATTTCTCGTGCGCGGCGGCGTGCGCATCGCGGAGAGATGCCGCATCTCCCCGCTGGTCATCGGGCTCACGCTCGTCGCCTTCGCCACCAGCGCGCCGGAACTGGTGGTCAGCGTCGACGCCGCCATCGCGGGCAACGCCGACATCAGTCTCGGCAACGTGGTCGGCTCGAATATCTGCAATATCGCGCTGATCCTCGGACTCTGCGCCGTCATCACCCCGCTCCGGGTCAACACGCATCTGTTCCAGTTCGACGCGCCGGTCATGCTGCTGGCCGCCGCCATGCTGACCATATTCTACCTGACCGGGCACGGCATCAGCCGCATCCACGGCGCAATCTTTTTCGCGGCGATCATCCTCTATACGGCCTGGAGCGTGCGGCAGGCGAAGCGCGAAGCGGCCGTCAACGCCGCCGTCGTCGAGGAGGCGCGGAAATCCGTCTCCTCCGGAAATGCCAAGGCAATGCGCCTCCCCGCCGCCGTCCTCCTGACCATCGCCGGGCTCGCGCTCCTGATCCTCGGCGCGAAGCTCTTCCTCGCCGGCTCCGTATTTTTCGCCCGGCTGCTGCAGGTCAGCGACGCCGTGATCGGCCTCACCCTGGTCGCAGTCGGCACCAGCCTGCCGGAGCTGGCGACCTCGGTCGTCGCCGCCGTCCGCGGCGAAAAGGATATCGCCATCGGCAACGTGGTCGGCTCGAACATCTTCAACGTCTTCGCAATCCTCGGCATCGCTCCGCTGATCTCCCCGCTCCGGAACGCGACGCTCAGCTATGTCGACCTCGGCGTCATGCTTCTCTGTTCGGTCCTGCTGCTGCCGATCATGCGCACCGGCTGGAAAATTTCGCGGCTGGAAGGCGTTTTCCTCCTCCTGATTTATATTGCCTATACCGCATGGCTCATCATGCAATCCGCTCTCTGA
- a CDS encoding right-handed parallel beta-helix repeat-containing protein, which translates to MKTFIGAVCFFLFVSTALALPILNIREFGAAGDGIADDSAALKQAAERLKSNGGGTLEFPAGTYRIGTVGGGLILDEQSNVKVVFADGAVLLMDNLLPDGNGGGHGITVRGPAKNIELHNIKVQWKNKARTRSNGDGFRFEGYPDSRRTLKRIRMENCQVLKSAQTGAVFMGCSDVTVRNFTIRESWGDGLHFNACRNVDVEGVTGIQTGDDTLAFVTYYAEKPEGKIGTVFSLPDLGEWNNSGSVARHVRSTGGNANGIRISGAQAVKISDVEVDSKVGCGIIIDAGMISKINLWQYLASRNIEINDVKVKNCNTGLYIMQFDPAFSNPDFYEFDVRCGDFQIENCDNDSVHLSGVSGVELADFLTTGCRWRFRTVADCRLRNADIREGAFLIIGQDEAIDPARIEQLHDCNIRVSNLKITHGNLGIQRCRNLGMHNLEISGSPGSSVSVFQTLESGFSELKLENMNLAETTPFAVQILQSRNIHFDKVDVISSKPLTAAFELGGGDENLTTDLITIEELAVQPSGMLPVLSQTGPYGVTHWQNLP; encoded by the coding sequence ATGAAGACATTTATTGGAGCAGTCTGCTTTTTTCTGTTCGTATCAACGGCACTGGCCTTGCCGATTCTGAACATCAGGGAGTTCGGTGCGGCCGGAGATGGAATCGCTGATGATTCGGCAGCCCTGAAACAGGCTGCCGAACGACTGAAGAGCAATGGCGGCGGCACTCTGGAATTTCCGGCCGGAACATACCGTATCGGAACCGTGGGAGGTGGTCTGATCCTGGATGAACAGAGCAATGTGAAAGTTGTTTTTGCTGATGGAGCGGTTTTGCTGATGGACAACCTGCTGCCTGACGGCAATGGGGGCGGGCATGGCATAACAGTACGCGGTCCCGCCAAAAATATTGAACTTCATAACATTAAAGTCCAGTGGAAGAATAAAGCGCGTACCCGAAGCAACGGCGATGGTTTCCGTTTTGAAGGTTATCCGGATAGCCGTCGAACGCTGAAGCGGATCCGGATGGAAAATTGTCAAGTCCTGAAAAGTGCTCAGACTGGAGCCGTTTTCATGGGGTGCAGTGATGTGACGGTACGGAACTTCACCATACGGGAGAGTTGGGGGGACGGGCTCCATTTCAATGCCTGCCGGAATGTCGATGTTGAAGGGGTTACCGGAATTCAGACCGGAGATGACACACTGGCATTCGTTACTTATTATGCGGAAAAACCGGAGGGGAAAATCGGAACCGTATTCTCTTTGCCTGATTTGGGAGAATGGAACAATTCCGGCTCTGTGGCCAGGCATGTCCGTTCAACAGGCGGCAATGCCAACGGAATACGTATTTCCGGAGCTCAGGCCGTGAAAATATCGGATGTCGAAGTGGACAGCAAGGTGGGGTGCGGCATTATCATCGATGCCGGAATGATCAGCAAGATCAATTTATGGCAATATCTGGCCAGCCGCAATATCGAAATCAATGACGTAAAGGTGAAAAACTGTAATACGGGATTGTACATCATGCAGTTTGACCCGGCATTCAGCAATCCTGATTTTTATGAATTCGATGTCCGATGCGGTGATTTTCAAATTGAAAACTGTGATAATGACAGCGTGCACCTGAGCGGAGTATCGGGCGTCGAACTGGCCGATTTCCTCACAACCGGCTGCCGCTGGCGGTTTCGGACAGTTGCCGATTGCCGGCTCAGAAATGCAGATATCAGGGAAGGCGCCTTTCTGATCATCGGACAGGATGAAGCAATCGATCCGGCTCGAATCGAACAGCTCCATGACTGCAACATCCGGGTTTCAAATCTGAAAATAACTCATGGAAACCTTGGAATTCAGCGTTGTCGGAATCTTGGCATGCACAATCTTGAGATTTCCGGTTCTCCCGGCAGTTCCGTTTCCGTCTTCCAGACACTGGAATCCGGTTTCTCCGAGTTGAAACTCGAAAACATGAACTTGGCGGAAACAACTCCTTTTGCGGTTCAAATACTGCAAAGCCGGAATATTCATTTTGACAAAGTCGATGTGATTTCATCAAAACCGCTGACCGCGGCATTCGAACTCGGCGGGGGAGATGAAAATCTCACCACGGATCTCATCACCATTGAAGAATTGGCCGTTCAGCCCTCCGGGATGCTTCCTGTGCTTTCGCAGACCGGTCCGTATGGGGTGACGCATTGGCAGAATCTTCCCTGA